The genomic region TTTACAGGGCAAAGGTACAATATTTTCCCTGACTTGTAATCCCTTTAATTATAAAAATCTTGTAAAAATACTTTGCAAAAGCAACTACTTCGCACTGAACGACAGTCGCGGGTCGGCAACCGTCTGCACATCAGTAAATTGCTCTTCTTTATACTTATAATAGCCTACAATCCCTATCATCGCTGCGTTATCAGTGCAGTATTCAAACTTAGGAATATAAGTATGCCAACCGCACTTCTCGCCCAAAGCAGTCAGTGCTGCGCGTATCCCTGAGTTCGCCGATACCCCACCGCCGATGGCTACCTCCTTGATACCCGTTTGCTTCACCGCTTTGAGCACTTTCTTCATCAGTATATCCACGATCGTCTGCTGCACCGAAGCACAGATATCAGCGAGGTTTTCCTGCACAAAATTAGGATTGATTGCCGTCTGCTTCTGTATGAAGTATAATATCCCCGTCTTCAAGCCTGAGAAACTGAAGTTAAGTCCCTCAATGTTAGGCTTATTAAACGTAAAAGCCTTCGCGTTGCCTTCACGAGCATACTTATCAATCAAAGGACCTCCGGGGTAAGGCAACCCCAATATCTTAGCAGTCTTATCAAAAGCCTCTCCTACTGCATCATCGAGCGTCTCACCGAGCACTTCCATTGAAAAATAGCTATTTACCTTCACTATTTGCGTATGCCCACCACTGATAGTCATTGCTAAAAATGGAAACGACGGCTTGCGCTGCCCCTCATCGATAAAATGCGCAAGGATATGCGCCTGCATATGGTTCACTTCAATCAGCGGAATGCCTAAGCCCATCGCCAGCGATTTAGCGAAGGAAGTCCCTACGAGCAACGACCCCATCAACCCTGGTCCGCGAGTAAAAGCAATCGCACTCAGGTCAGTTTTGCGAATACCAGCCTTTGCAATCGCCTCAGAGACCACAGGCACAATATTCTGCAAGTGCGCCCGCGAAGCCAGCTCAGGCACCACCCCACCGTAACGCTGGTGTACCGCCTGCGAGGCAATCACATTCGAAAGCACTTTATCCCCGCAAAGCACTGATGCTGAGGTATCATCACACGAGGATTCAATAGCCAATATACACGTATCTTCCATTCTCTAACTTTAAAAGCGCAAAGATACAAAAAAGAAATGAGAAATAAGAAGTCAGGGGTCAGAAATGAGAAGTCAGAAATGAGAAATCAGAGATCAGAGGGCAGTAAGTAGAGAGCAGTGTGATTGCGGTATAGGCTGACTCCTGACCTCTGACCTCCCCAAAAAAAAATGAGCCATTATCCATTGCACATTATAAATTATTTATTACCTTTGCCGCATCTTTTTAACAATACCGCAACACAACACCATCTCTCAACTTTCTAACCACTAATCCCTAACCTCTAACCCCTTCTCGTAAGAGAAACCTAAGAACAAGGTAAGAGCTACGTAAGAGCAACTACGGTTGCAATACGGATGCAGTACGGACAATGTACGGATGATATTCCCCTCTCCAACCCTCCATTTTACTACGCTCCAAGCATCAAACCTTATTTTAAAATACACAACAATTAGCTCATTTCATTAAGAAAAACGCAAAATGTAACGAACACAGCTCTATCAGCCCTGATCACCCCCTCTTCTTTCCATATACCGAATACTACAATATTAAGCATTGTAGACTAATTATCAACACTATACACCTAACGGACAAAAATATTTTACGTTATCTCACTCAAACATTTGGCAGTTTCGGATATTCTTTCTATTTTTGTCGGAAAATAAC from Capnocytophaga haemolytica harbors:
- the tsaD gene encoding tRNA (adenosine(37)-N6)-threonylcarbamoyltransferase complex transferase subunit TsaD; translated protein: MEDTCILAIESSCDDTSASVLCGDKVLSNVIASQAVHQRYGGVVPELASRAHLQNIVPVVSEAIAKAGIRKTDLSAIAFTRGPGLMGSLLVGTSFAKSLAMGLGIPLIEVNHMQAHILAHFIDEGQRKPSFPFLAMTISGGHTQIVKVNSYFSMEVLGETLDDAVGEAFDKTAKILGLPYPGGPLIDKYAREGNAKAFTFNKPNIEGLNFSFSGLKTGILYFIQKQTAINPNFVQENLADICASVQQTIVDILMKKVLKAVKQTGIKEVAIGGGVSANSGIRAALTALGEKCGWHTYIPKFEYCTDNAAMIGIVGYYKYKEEQFTDVQTVADPRLSFSAK